The nucleotide window ATAATTCTGAGGGCGTCATTATGGCTAAAGTAAGTGTTGTTATCCCTACCTACAACTGTTTGGATTACCTGCCGAAGGCAATTGGCAGTGTACTCAAGCAGACTCATCAAGATGTTGAGCTCATTGTCATTGACGATAACAGCAACGATGGAACGTCGACGTATCTCGCGTCAATCCATGATGAACGCATCATTAAATTATCCACTTTGGGTGTTGGCGCGCCTCAAGCTAGAAACCTAGGGATTGAAAAGGCGACCGGAGAATACATCGCTTTTTTAGACGCGGACGACTTCTGGTTTCCAGAAAAAATTGAGTGCCAACTCGAATTTCATCAACGATACCCAGATCTCGCGATGAGCTTTACTAACTACGAACACCTTACTGAAGATTACCAAGTGATAGTCGACTGCTTTAGTTACTGGTCGCAGTTTCAAGACCAAGACGATCTGTTCATCAATATCGAGAACCCGTTGGAGTTCATCATTGAAAACAATGTGATTGGAACATCGACGGTCATGGTAAAAGCGGATGTGTTTTCTCAAACAGACAGTTTCAATGCTGACATTAA belongs to Vibrio splendidus and includes:
- a CDS encoding glycosyltransferase family 2 protein yields the protein MAKVSVVIPTYNCLDYLPKAIGSVLKQTHQDVELIVIDDNSNDGTSTYLASIHDERIIKLSTLGVGAPQARNLGIEKATGEYIAFLDADDFWFPEKIECQLEFHQRYPDLAMSFTNYEHLTEDYQVIVDCFSYWSQFQDQDDLFINIENPLEFIIENNVIGTSTVMVKADVFSQTDSFNADIKYGEDWELWLRMSESHQIGVLNSVQVGYLMRASSVTQTESLKLRNLQSIETILQRYQDDSLRWNLPTSSFKIAKARILEGYADYYRGLQQNRRAMSYSIRSLALAPQKRTLRHLLGDCKSFLMPAL